A window of the Pseudomonas sp. B21_DOA genome harbors these coding sequences:
- the ompR gene encoding two-component system response regulator OmpR encodes MSSTAQTAEGEKILIVDDDPGLSSLLERFFVSKGYRARTVPNTEQMDRLLAREVFNLVVLDLMLPGEDGLTACRRLRGANNQIPIIMLTAKGDELSRIKGLELGADDYLAKPFNPDELMARVKAVLRRQAAPVPGAPGSEDENVTFGDYVLSLATRELKRGDEVHMLTTGEFAVLKALVMNARQPLTRDKLMNLARGREWDALERSIDVQISRLRRMIEPDPSKPRYIQTVWGVGYVFVPDGTATK; translated from the coding sequence ATGAGCAGCACTGCACAAACGGCTGAAGGCGAAAAAATTCTAATCGTTGATGACGATCCGGGGCTGAGCAGCCTGCTGGAGCGTTTCTTCGTCAGCAAGGGCTACCGTGCCCGTACCGTTCCGAACACCGAGCAGATGGACCGTCTGCTGGCGCGTGAAGTGTTCAATCTGGTCGTCCTCGACCTGATGCTGCCGGGCGAAGACGGCCTGACCGCGTGCCGCCGCCTGCGCGGCGCGAACAACCAGATTCCGATCATCATGCTCACCGCCAAGGGCGATGAGCTGAGCCGCATCAAGGGCCTTGAACTGGGCGCCGACGATTACCTGGCCAAGCCGTTCAACCCGGACGAGCTGATGGCACGGGTCAAAGCGGTATTGCGCCGTCAGGCCGCACCGGTACCGGGCGCACCGGGCAGCGAAGACGAAAACGTCACCTTCGGTGATTACGTGTTGTCGCTGGCCACCCGCGAACTCAAGCGTGGCGATGAAGTGCACATGCTCACCACCGGTGAGTTCGCGGTACTCAAGGCGCTGGTGATGAACGCTCGTCAGCCACTGACCCGTGACAAGCTGATGAATCTCGCCCGTGGCCGTGAATGGGATGCGCTCGAGCGTTCCATCGACGTGCAGATCTCGCGTCTGCGCCGGATGATCGAACCCGATCCGTCGAAACCGCGTTACATCCAGACCGTCTGGGGCGTGGGTTACGTGTTCGTACCGGATGGCACCGCCACCAAGTGA
- the rimK gene encoding 30S ribosomal protein S6--L-glutamate ligase, with protein MKIAVLSRNPRLYSTRRLVEAGIERGHEMVVIDTLRAYMNIASHKPQIHYRGKPLEGFDAVIPRIGASVTFYGCAVLRQFEMMGVFPLNESVAIARSRDKLRSLQLLSRRGIGLPVTGFAHSPDDIPDLIAMVNGAPLVIKVLEGTQGIGVVLCETATAAESVIEAFMGLKQNIMVQEYIKEAGGADIRCFVVGDKVIAAMKRQAKPGEFRSNLHRGGSASLIKITPEERMTALRAAKVMGLAVAGVDILRSNHGPLVMEVNSSPGLEGIETTTGKNVAGIIIEHLEKNGGPNMTRTKGKG; from the coding sequence ATGAAGATCGCTGTGCTGTCGCGTAATCCGCGTCTGTATTCCACCCGCCGTCTGGTCGAAGCCGGAATCGAGCGCGGGCATGAAATGGTGGTGATCGACACCTTGCGCGCCTACATGAACATTGCCAGCCACAAGCCGCAGATCCATTACCGCGGCAAACCGCTGGAAGGTTTTGATGCGGTGATCCCGCGGATCGGCGCGTCGGTGACGTTCTACGGCTGCGCGGTGTTGCGTCAGTTCGAAATGATGGGCGTGTTCCCGCTCAACGAGTCGGTGGCCATTGCCCGCTCGCGGGACAAATTGCGTTCCCTGCAGCTGCTGTCGCGGCGCGGAATCGGTTTGCCGGTCACCGGTTTTGCCCACTCGCCGGACGACATTCCCGATCTGATCGCCATGGTCAACGGCGCACCGCTGGTGATCAAGGTACTCGAAGGCACTCAGGGCATCGGCGTGGTGCTGTGCGAAACCGCGACGGCGGCAGAGTCGGTGATCGAAGCATTCATGGGCCTGAAGCAGAACATCATGGTTCAGGAATACATCAAGGAAGCCGGCGGCGCGGATATCCGCTGCTTCGTGGTCGGCGACAAGGTGATCGCGGCAATGAAGCGTCAGGCCAAGCCGGGCGAGTTTCGTTCCAACCTGCATCGCGGCGGCAGCGCCAGCCTGATCAAGATCACCCCGGAAGAACGCATGACCGCGTTGCGCGCGGCCAAGGTAATGGGCCTGGCAGTGGCGGGTGTGGATATCCTGCGCTCCAATCACGGGCCGCTGGTGATGGAAGTCAATTCGTCGCCGGGACTGGAAGGGATCGAGACCACCACCGGCAAGAATGTCGCCGGGATCATCATCGAGCATCTGGAAAAGAATGGCGGGCCGAATATGACCCGCACCAAGGGCAAGGGCTAG
- a CDS encoding ATP-dependent zinc protease, which yields MTVVGLREWVALPGLGVAGLRAKIDTGASTSSLHATDIEPFERDGEKWVRFTAHLGTVVQLRHRRCEAPLVTRKTIKSSNGHAQVRYVISTTLALGDRVWPVEFTLACRKSMRYRLLLGSKALIDGQLVVNPGIKYVQDKPVFPVSTSSTGVA from the coding sequence TTGACCGTTGTCGGTCTGCGCGAGTGGGTGGCGCTCCCGGGCCTGGGAGTCGCGGGCCTGCGCGCAAAAATCGACACCGGCGCCAGCACCTCCAGCCTGCACGCCACCGATATCGAACCGTTCGAACGCGACGGCGAGAAATGGGTGCGTTTCACCGCGCACCTAGGCACGGTGGTGCAACTGCGTCACCGGCGCTGCGAAGCGCCGCTGGTCACGCGCAAAACCATCAAGAGCTCCAACGGCCATGCGCAGGTGCGCTACGTGATCAGTACCACGCTGGCTTTGGGCGATCGGGTCTGGCCAGTGGAATTCACTTTGGCCTGCCGCAAGTCCATGCGTTATCGCCTGTTGCTCGGTTCCAAAGCCCTGATCGATGGCCAACTGGTGGTCAATCCGGGCATCAAGTATGTACAAGACAAGCCGGTGTTCCCGGTATCTACCTCCTCCACAGGTGTTGCATGA
- a CDS encoding RNA-binding protein, with protein MGQKQEEDDKVRLDKWLWAARFYKTRALAKAAIESGKVHCRGERCKPGKEPRIGDEFEIRTGFEVRTVRVEALSIVRRGAPEAQTLYAETEASIAKREAAAAMRKAGSLGVSTDGKPSKKQRRDLFKFRGSSNED; from the coding sequence ATGGGACAGAAGCAGGAAGAGGACGACAAGGTCCGTCTCGATAAATGGCTGTGGGCGGCGCGTTTCTACAAGACCCGTGCGCTGGCCAAAGCAGCCATTGAAAGTGGCAAGGTGCATTGCCGTGGCGAGCGCTGCAAACCGGGCAAGGAACCACGCATCGGTGACGAGTTCGAGATTCGCACCGGCTTCGAAGTGCGCACGGTGAGGGTCGAGGCGTTGTCGATCGTGCGTCGGGGCGCACCCGAGGCGCAGACCCTGTATGCCGAGACCGAAGCGAGTATCGCCAAGCGCGAAGCAGCTGCGGCGATGCGCAAGGCAGGGTCGTTGGGCGTGAGCACCGATGGCAAGCCGAGCAAAAAGCAGCGGCGTGATTTGTTCAAGTTTCGCGGTAGCAGCAACGAAGATTGA
- a CDS encoding phosphatase PAP2 family protein: MNNPGLFQSRWNLGRLVLCNVVPLALLAFWLWPTGQMLCVIFDEWLFRSLNAPLASNPIWLHIWAIASLRPFDIVVGLILLTLLIKGDWVFRAIDVRRAFFGFFSILLLMVVIRALFSKFADHMGWQHSSPSMVLEGAVHISDYFPHLEKTWELKDRSGQSFPGDHASVLLIWALFMGVFSRTVGQFLTAWGLAVLFMLPRLVAGAHWGQDDYIGGVLLAVWALGWGYYTPFAFHAANFWLKLTAPVFALLAKLPLVSRMSVVRSA; the protein is encoded by the coding sequence ATGAACAATCCGGGTTTGTTCCAATCAAGGTGGAACCTCGGCCGGCTGGTTCTGTGTAACGTAGTGCCGTTGGCGCTACTGGCTTTCTGGTTATGGCCTACCGGCCAGATGCTGTGTGTGATTTTCGACGAGTGGCTGTTCCGCTCACTGAATGCACCGCTGGCCAGCAACCCGATATGGCTCCACATCTGGGCAATTGCAAGTCTGCGCCCGTTCGACATCGTCGTCGGACTGATTCTGCTGACGCTGCTGATCAAGGGCGACTGGGTCTTCAGGGCGATCGACGTGCGCCGCGCATTCTTCGGTTTTTTCTCCATCCTGCTGTTGATGGTGGTGATTCGCGCGCTGTTTTCCAAATTCGCCGACCATATGGGCTGGCAGCACAGCAGCCCGTCGATGGTGCTTGAGGGCGCCGTACACATCAGTGATTACTTTCCGCACCTGGAAAAAACCTGGGAGCTGAAGGATCGCTCGGGCCAGAGCTTCCCGGGTGATCACGCTTCGGTGCTGTTGATCTGGGCACTGTTCATGGGCGTGTTCAGCCGCACGGTCGGGCAATTTCTGACGGCCTGGGGTCTGGCAGTGTTGTTCATGCTGCCGCGTCTGGTGGCCGGCGCGCATTGGGGCCAGGACGATTACATCGGTGGCGTACTGCTGGCGGTATGGGCGTTGGGCTGGGGCTACTACACGCCGTTTGCCTTTCACGCCGCGAACTTCTGGTTGAAGCTGACCGCCCCGGTTTTCGCATTGCTGGCCAAGTTGCCGCTGGTGTCGCGGATGAGTGTGGTGCGTAGCGCCTGA
- the hslO gene encoding Hsp33 family molecular chaperone HslO translates to MTDLADTDFTQRFIFDDSDTRGELVALERSYAEVLAKHPYPEPVAQLLGELMAAASLLVGTLKFDGLLILQARSEGPIPLLMIECSSEREIRGLARYDAEQIAADATLSDLMPNGVLALTVDPTVGQRYQGIVDLDGETLSDCFTNYFVMSQQVGTRFKLFADGRRARGMLLQQLPADRLKDEEDRAASWQHLTALASTLSADELLSLDNETVLHRLYHEEQVRLFDVQHLRFSCSCSRERSGNALVSLGLEDALALAAEQGGKVEIDCQFCNQQYLFDAADITQLFAGAGVDTPSDTRH, encoded by the coding sequence ATGACCGACCTAGCGGATACCGATTTCACTCAACGCTTCATCTTCGATGACAGCGACACTCGCGGCGAACTGGTAGCGCTGGAGCGCAGCTACGCCGAAGTCCTCGCCAAACACCCGTACCCGGAGCCGGTCGCACAGTTGCTCGGCGAACTGATGGCGGCCGCTTCGTTGCTGGTCGGCACGCTCAAGTTCGATGGCCTGTTGATTTTGCAGGCGCGCTCGGAAGGGCCGATTCCGCTGCTGATGATCGAGTGCTCCAGCGAGCGCGAAATCCGTGGCCTGGCGCGCTATGACGCCGAGCAGATCGCGGCCGACGCTACCCTCAGCGACCTGATGCCGAACGGCGTTCTGGCCCTGACTGTCGATCCGACTGTGGGCCAGCGCTATCAGGGCATTGTCGATCTCGACGGCGAAACCCTGTCCGATTGCTTCACCAACTATTTCGTCATGTCGCAGCAGGTCGGCACACGCTTCAAGCTGTTCGCCGATGGTCGTCGTGCACGCGGCATGCTGCTGCAACAACTCCCTGCCGATCGCTTGAAAGACGAAGAGGACCGCGCTGCTAGCTGGCAGCATCTCACCGCGTTGGCCAGCACTCTGAGCGCCGATGAATTGCTCAGCCTCGACAACGAAACCGTGCTGCATCGGCTGTATCACGAGGAGCAGGTACGTCTGTTCGATGTGCAGCATCTGCGCTTCAGCTGCAGCTGCTCGCGGGAACGCTCCGGCAATGCGCTGGTCAGTCTTGGGCTGGAGGATGCGCTGGCGCTGGCCGCCGAGCAGGGTGGCAAAGTCGAGATCGATTGCCAGTTCTGCAATCAGCAGTACCTGTTCGACGCGGCTGATATCACTCAATTGTTCGCTGGCGCGGGCGTCGATACGCCGTCAGATACCCGTCACTAA